A stretch of the Candidatus Limnocylindrales bacterium genome encodes the following:
- a CDS encoding pyridoxamine 5'-phosphate oxidase family protein yields MDQQASIQPSLDPIRNAARAALTRHSFCTLATSSAQNRPHVVGVVYSFVEGRLYVHTFADSRKARNIRANPYVAVCVPVRRVPMAPPFCVQFQATAELLDVDAAQIASLVRSGRLRKIAAHGALEAPGSCIVRITPGPTISTYGIGVPMLTLLRDPLRASRNASWR; encoded by the coding sequence ATGGACCAGCAAGCCAGCATCCAGCCCTCGCTCGACCCGATCCGCAATGCCGCGCGCGCCGCCCTGACCCGTCACTCGTTCTGCACGCTTGCCACATCCTCGGCGCAGAACCGTCCGCACGTGGTCGGCGTCGTCTATTCCTTCGTCGAGGGGCGGCTCTACGTCCACACCTTCGCCGACAGCCGCAAGGCCCGGAACATCCGCGCCAATCCGTACGTGGCGGTCTGCGTGCCCGTGCGCCGCGTGCCGATGGCGCCGCCATTCTGCGTGCAGTTCCAGGCAACGGCCGAGCTGCTCGACGTCGACGCGGCGCAGATTGCGTCGCTCGTACGCAGCGGCCGCCTGCGCAAGATCGCGGCCCACGGCGCGCTGGAGGCGCCCGGGTCGTGCATCGTGCGCATCACTCCCGGCCCGACGATCTCCACCTACGGAATCGGCGTTCCGATGCTGACGCTGCTTCGCGACCCCCTGCGCGCCAGCCGCAACGCGAGCTGGCGATGA
- a CDS encoding alpha/beta hydrolase translates to MTPAVQFTTTRDGVRIAYSISGAATGRCVVCTPPLPFRHVELEWQLDEDRRFLERLGRRRRVLRYDPRGLGLSDRDGVPCSMDALAADLEAVLDAAAPGEAAALFACVNSVPVAVRYARLHPERVSHLILWCPVARMGDSIPPQVETLFDVAERDWELFTEAAAHVMVGWGRGDSAHRYAAYLRACVTPEGMRMLIGGTRDLDASADLPHLSVPTLVLHRRQLTTIAAAAVARISSLIPQARLVVLEGDVMRPGVGDIEAAARAVDAFLGDTAEEDLPSSAPSATAVPASAPLAYVFRREGEYWTLGFDGAITRVRDTKGMRHIARLMRERGRDIAAIDLVVEHEPEVARYGGDSGPILDARARQSYKGRLAELRASLDAAETAGDAAGAAAARAEIEALGEQLAAAVGLGGRERRAGSASERARLTVTKRIKDAIARIRASQPDLARHLSMSIHTGHLCAYRPERPIDWTF, encoded by the coding sequence GTGACTCCGGCGGTGCAGTTCACCACCACCCGCGACGGCGTGCGCATCGCGTATTCCATCAGCGGCGCCGCCACCGGCCGCTGCGTCGTCTGCACGCCGCCGCTGCCATTCCGCCACGTCGAGCTGGAGTGGCAGCTGGACGAGGACCGACGCTTCCTCGAGCGCCTGGGCCGGCGGCGGCGCGTGCTGCGCTACGATCCGCGCGGCCTGGGCCTTTCGGATCGTGACGGCGTGCCATGCTCGATGGACGCGCTTGCGGCCGATCTCGAGGCCGTGCTGGACGCGGCCGCGCCCGGCGAGGCGGCTGCGCTGTTCGCGTGCGTCAACTCGGTGCCGGTGGCCGTGCGCTACGCGCGGCTTCATCCCGAGCGTGTCTCGCATCTGATCCTGTGGTGTCCCGTCGCACGAATGGGCGACAGCATTCCGCCGCAGGTCGAAACGCTGTTCGACGTGGCCGAGCGCGATTGGGAGCTGTTCACCGAAGCGGCCGCGCACGTCATGGTCGGCTGGGGCAGAGGCGATTCCGCGCATCGCTATGCGGCGTATCTGCGGGCGTGCGTGACGCCCGAGGGGATGCGCATGCTCATCGGCGGCACGCGCGACCTCGACGCCAGCGCCGACCTCCCGCATCTTTCGGTCCCCACGCTCGTCCTGCATCGCCGGCAGCTGACGACCATCGCGGCAGCCGCCGTCGCGCGCATCTCCTCCCTCATCCCGCAGGCGCGCCTCGTGGTGCTCGAGGGCGACGTCATGCGTCCGGGCGTCGGCGACATCGAAGCGGCCGCGCGCGCCGTCGACGCGTTCCTCGGTGACACCGCGGAAGAGGATCTCCCGTCGTCTGCACCATCCGCGACCGCCGTGCCGGCTTCAGCTCCCTTGGCGTACGTCTTTCGCCGCGAAGGCGAGTACTGGACGCTCGGCTTCGACGGCGCGATCACGCGCGTACGCGACACCAAGGGCATGCGCCACATCGCAAGGCTGATGCGTGAGAGGGGACGCGACATCGCGGCGATCGACCTGGTCGTCGAGCACGAGCCGGAAGTTGCCCGCTACGGAGGCGACTCCGGGCCGATCCTGGACGCCAGGGCAAGGCAGTCCTACAAGGGCCGGCTTGCCGAGTTGCGCGCGTCGCTGGATGCGGCGGAGACGGCAGGCGATGCGGCCGGCGCCGCCGCTGCAAGGGCCGAGATCGAGGCGCTCGGCGAACAGCTCGCGGCCGCTGTCGGCCTCGGCGGACGCGAGCGCCGTGCCGGATCGGCCTCCGAGCGTGCCCGCCTCACCGTGACCAAACGCATCAAGGACGCCATCGCGCGCATCCGCGCGAGCCAGCCGGATCTGGCCCGCCACCTGTCCATGAGCATCCACACCGGCCATCTGTGCGCCTACCGGCCCGAGCGCCCCATCGACTGGACTTTCTGA
- a CDS encoding acyl-CoA desaturase — translation MSTATASDQSPINWPTVLFILGSTLAAMAWPFYAYYAGVTATEIVLAVAYFLISGMAITVGYHRLISHRAYKAHPVAEALLLIAASAAWQGSALEWSLDHIQHHSHIDTDKDPYNRRRGFFYAHMGWLFRRESPTNYQRIPHFLKNDRLVMLQHKVYVPLAILVSIVIPVALCGWGGLLLVGGVRIVATHHTTWFINSWAHSGTKRPYNPDVTAADNWFLALLTFGEGFHNYHHTFPNDYRNGISAMAFDPSKWTIWLMSKIGAATDLKRTSPETIWERRVRAILTYQGSQSTRADLVENARRTLERLTRRSEAKIASLSAIVHDHTPAALDLAELRQRLSARVEEWRRERDKRSLRRARRIEELIEQLTMYRDLLAKLPATA, via the coding sequence ATGAGCACAGCGACTGCCTCCGACCAATCACCCATCAACTGGCCCACCGTTCTCTTCATCCTCGGATCGACCCTCGCCGCCATGGCCTGGCCCTTCTATGCCTACTACGCGGGGGTAACCGCGACCGAGATCGTTCTGGCCGTGGCCTACTTCCTGATCAGCGGCATGGCCATCACCGTCGGCTACCACCGCCTGATCTCGCACCGCGCCTACAAGGCGCATCCGGTGGCGGAGGCGCTCCTGCTGATCGCGGCATCTGCCGCCTGGCAGGGCTCGGCCCTGGAATGGTCCCTGGACCACATCCAGCACCACTCGCACATCGATACGGACAAGGACCCCTACAACCGCCGCCGCGGCTTCTTCTATGCGCACATGGGCTGGCTGTTCCGGCGCGAGAGCCCGACCAACTACCAGCGCATCCCCCACTTCCTGAAGAACGACCGCCTGGTGATGCTGCAGCACAAGGTCTACGTGCCGCTGGCCATCCTGGTCAGCATCGTCATCCCGGTTGCCCTGTGCGGCTGGGGCGGCCTGCTGCTGGTGGGAGGCGTGCGCATCGTGGCCACGCACCATACGACCTGGTTCATCAATTCCTGGGCGCACTCGGGCACCAAGCGCCCGTACAATCCCGACGTCACCGCCGCCGACAACTGGTTCCTGGCGCTGCTGACCTTCGGCGAGGGATTCCACAACTACCACCACACCTTCCCGAACGACTACCGAAACGGCATCAGCGCCATGGCCTTCGACCCGAGCAAGTGGACGATCTGGCTGATGTCCAAGATCGGCGCCGCCACCGACCTCAAGCGTACGAGCCCCGAGACGATCTGGGAGCGCCGCGTCCGTGCGATCCTCACCTACCAGGGCTCCCAGAGCACGCGCGCCGATCTGGTCGAGAACGCGCGCCGCACGCTCGAGCGGCTCACGCGCCGCAGCGAAGCGAAGATCGCATCGCTGTCGGCGATCGTGCACGATCACACGCCGGCCGCGCTCGACCTCGCCGAGCTTCGGCAGCGCCTGTCGGCGCGCGTCGAGGAATGGCGGCGTGAGCGCGACAAGCGCAGCCTGCGCCGCGCCAGACGCATCGAGGAGCTGATCGAGCAGCTGACGATGTATCGCGACCTGCTGGCGAAGCTTCCCGCCACCGCCTAG
- a CDS encoding inositol-3-phosphate synthase: MSKIRVAIVGVGNCASSLVQGIHYYSDDQRLEEAVGLMHREIGGYRPGDVEVVAAYDIDARKVGADVAEAIFAPPNCTVSFCPDVPATGTKVRMGAVLDGCSEHMDGYAPERTFVVSKELEPEAHDVVRVLRDSGAEVVLNYLPVGSEAATRFYAQCALDAGCGFINNIPVFIASDPAWAKRFEERNLPLIGDDIKAQVGATITHRMLTDLFGKRGVRIDRTYQLNTGGNTDFLNMLNRHRLASKKISKTEAVQSVAAERLDDDNIHIGPSDYVPWQKDNKVCFLRIEGRLFGDVPMSLELRLSVEDSPNSAGVAIDAIRCCRLALDRGRGGVLYAPAAYFCKHPPRQYTDDEAYRLTEAFIEGSWGETEAGHLAVVDKAAAKA, from the coding sequence ATGAGCAAGATCAGGGTCGCCATCGTAGGCGTGGGCAACTGTGCCAGCTCGCTCGTGCAGGGGATCCACTACTACAGCGACGACCAGCGGCTCGAGGAGGCGGTCGGGCTCATGCATCGGGAGATCGGCGGCTATCGGCCCGGCGACGTCGAAGTGGTGGCCGCCTACGACATCGATGCACGCAAGGTCGGCGCCGACGTCGCCGAAGCCATTTTCGCCCCGCCGAACTGCACCGTCAGCTTCTGTCCCGACGTCCCCGCCACCGGAACCAAGGTCCGCATGGGCGCCGTCCTCGACGGCTGCTCCGAGCACATGGACGGCTACGCACCCGAGCGTACCTTCGTGGTCAGCAAGGAGCTGGAGCCCGAAGCGCACGACGTGGTGCGCGTGCTTCGCGACAGCGGCGCAGAGGTCGTCCTGAACTATCTGCCGGTGGGATCGGAGGCTGCCACGCGCTTCTACGCGCAGTGCGCACTGGATGCCGGCTGCGGCTTCATCAACAACATCCCCGTCTTCATCGCCAGTGACCCGGCCTGGGCCAAGCGCTTCGAGGAGCGCAACCTTCCGCTCATCGGCGACGACATCAAGGCGCAGGTCGGCGCCACCATTACGCACCGCATGCTGACCGATCTCTTCGGCAAGCGCGGCGTGCGCATCGATCGCACCTACCAGCTCAACACCGGCGGCAACACCGACTTCCTCAACATGCTCAACCGCCACCGCCTGGCTTCGAAGAAGATCTCCAAGACCGAGGCCGTCCAGTCCGTCGCCGCCGAGCGCCTCGACGACGACAACATCCATATCGGCCCCAGCGACTACGTCCCCTGGCAGAAGGACAACAAGGTCTGCTTCCTGCGCATCGAAGGCCGGCTGTTCGGCGACGTGCCGATGAGCCTGGAGCTGCGCCTGTCGGTCGAGGACTCGCCGAACTCCGCCGGCGTCGCCATCGACGCCATCCGCTGCTGCCGCCTGGCACTGGACCGGGGCCGCGGCGGCGTGCTGTACGCGCCCGCCGCCTACTTCTGCAAGCACCCGCCGCGCCAGTACACCGATGACGAGGCGTATCGGCTCACCGAAGCGTTCATCGAGGGGAGTTGGGGGGAGACGGAGGCGGGGCATCTGGCGGTAGTCGACAAGGCTGCCGCGAAAGCCTGA
- a CDS encoding redoxin domain-containing protein, whose translation MSFTIIEDGRATDVQARVIGNSVRIAPADVERALGWSLKSQGLCRGDVCVPVTPGAAIASDEGIDLVALASALDRPLALDVAAGAACIGDSARERAASLSAGEAPDFTLPDLSGRMHSLSDYRGRKVLLIAWASWUGCREELSVWQQLQQELGDHGFTAITVALDKSAEDARPYIERAAPTHPALIDSEHVVAHRYGIINISSVVWIDENGRIVRPPLIEYGTDMFKEFHGKEAGPHLDGLRRWVRTGELPMSRDEAARAQLLPTHDEQLARAEFGLAWHLWQRGDHERAQRHFERAGALAPLDWTIRRGSMPIQGKDPMGPDFFDLFREWMDAGRPDYRSLAQQRRGGAA comes from the coding sequence ATGAGCTTCACCATCATCGAAGACGGCCGCGCCACCGACGTGCAGGCGCGCGTCATCGGCAACAGCGTCCGCATCGCACCTGCCGATGTCGAGCGCGCGCTCGGCTGGAGCCTGAAGAGCCAGGGCCTTTGCCGAGGCGACGTCTGCGTGCCGGTGACGCCCGGCGCCGCCATCGCCAGCGACGAAGGCATCGATCTCGTCGCGCTGGCGTCCGCACTGGATCGCCCTCTGGCGCTCGACGTGGCGGCCGGCGCCGCATGCATCGGGGATTCGGCCCGCGAGCGTGCCGCCTCGCTGTCGGCAGGCGAGGCGCCCGACTTCACTCTGCCCGATCTTTCGGGGCGCATGCACAGCCTGAGCGATTACCGCGGCCGCAAGGTGCTGCTGATCGCTTGGGCGTCCTGGTGAGGGTGCCGGGAAGAGCTGTCGGTCTGGCAGCAACTTCAGCAAGAGCTCGGCGATCACGGCTTCACGGCGATCACGGTAGCGCTCGACAAGTCGGCCGAAGACGCGCGCCCGTACATCGAGCGCGCAGCGCCGACGCATCCGGCGCTGATCGACAGCGAGCACGTCGTCGCGCATCGCTACGGCATCATCAACATCTCGAGCGTCGTCTGGATCGACGAGAATGGACGCATCGTGCGGCCCCCGCTGATCGAGTATGGCACCGACATGTTCAAGGAGTTCCACGGCAAGGAGGCGGGCCCGCATCTCGATGGGCTCCGGCGCTGGGTTCGCACCGGCGAGCTGCCGATGAGCCGCGACGAGGCAGCGCGCGCGCAACTCCTGCCCACGCACGACGAGCAGCTGGCCCGCGCCGAGTTCGGCCTGGCCTGGCACCTGTGGCAGCGAGGCGACCACGAGCGGGCGCAGCGTCATTTCGAGCGTGCCGGTGCGCTGGCGCCGCTGGACTGGACCATTCGTCGCGGCTCGATGCCGATCCAGGGCAAGGACCCGATGGGCCCCGACTTCTTCGACCTCTTCCGCGAGTGGATGGACGCGGGACGTCCCGACTATCGCAGCCTTGCGCAGCAGCGCCGCGGCGGAGCGGCCTGA
- a CDS encoding arsinothricin resistance N-acetyltransferase ArsN1 family B: MALSLRAATFGDAPAIAAVYAPYVQHTVISFEEIAPTAEQMHDRMAASIASHPWLVACRDGEVVGYAYSSRHRERAAYRWSVDVSVYLSARWHRGGIGRALYTTLLAALRELGFARAYAGITLPNQASVGLHEAMGFTLVGVYQGVGYKNGAWRDVGWWDCRLDGAMPQPQEPRSFAELKNSRAWERCLDAGMRLLAR, translated from the coding sequence ATGGCGCTGTCGCTTCGTGCCGCCACTTTCGGCGACGCGCCCGCCATTGCAGCCGTCTACGCGCCGTACGTCCAGCACACGGTCATCTCGTTCGAGGAGATCGCGCCTACGGCCGAGCAGATGCACGACCGCATGGCCGCGAGCATCGCGTCCCATCCCTGGCTCGTTGCGTGCCGTGACGGCGAGGTGGTCGGCTACGCGTACTCGTCGCGGCACCGCGAGCGCGCGGCCTATCGGTGGTCGGTCGACGTCTCGGTCTATCTCAGCGCGCGATGGCACCGGGGCGGAATCGGGCGTGCGCTGTACACGACGCTGCTGGCCGCGCTGCGCGAGCTCGGCTTCGCACGCGCGTACGCCGGCATCACGCTTCCCAACCAGGCCAGCGTGGGCCTGCACGAGGCGATGGGCTTCACGCTCGTCGGCGTCTACCAGGGCGTGGGCTACAAGAACGGCGCCTGGCGTGATGTCGGCTGGTGGGATTGCCGTCTCGATGGCGCGATGCCCCAGCCGCAGGAGCCTCGTTCCTTCGCTGAGCTGAAGAACTCGCGCGCGTGGGAGCGATGCCTCGATGCAGGCATGCGCCTGCTGGCGCGCTGA
- a CDS encoding MarR family winged helix-turn-helix transcriptional regulator has protein sequence MSNPPDRPAPPRSAGDCVCLNLRQAARAVTQLYDEALRPCGLRATQLGLLAMTHKAGSLPISRLAELLVMDRTTLTRNIKPLEKQGLICTNCGDDKRIRSICLTEEGKAALQAALPLWEEVQRQVVAKLGAERLERMLEDLTVAIGAARQPSGTRLFESPHDCQGTDGAV, from the coding sequence ATGAGCAATCCGCCCGACAGGCCCGCGCCGCCGCGCTCGGCCGGCGACTGCGTCTGCCTCAACCTTCGGCAGGCAGCGCGCGCCGTCACCCAGCTCTACGACGAGGCGTTGCGACCGTGCGGGCTGCGTGCGACCCAGCTCGGGCTCCTGGCCATGACGCACAAGGCCGGCAGCCTGCCCATCTCACGGCTGGCCGAGCTTCTGGTGATGGATCGGACGACGCTGACGCGGAACATCAAGCCCCTGGAGAAGCAGGGCCTGATCTGCACCAACTGCGGCGACGACAAGCGCATCCGCAGCATCTGCCTGACCGAGGAGGGCAAAGCGGCGTTGCAGGCGGCGCTGCCGCTATGGGAGGAGGTTCAGAGGCAGGTCGTCGCCAAGCTCGGGGCCGAGCGCCTGGAGCGGATGCTCGAGGACCTGACGGTGGCGATCGGCGCGGCCAGACAGCCTTCCGGGACCCGGCTCTTCGAGAGCCCCCACGACTGCCAGGGCACGGACGGCGCCGTTTGA
- a CDS encoding response regulator, producing the protein MARETILVVEDEDDIAELIRYNLQTENYTVVVAESGEKGLQAAQTSPPDLLLLDLMLPGMDGLEVCRALKADRNTASIPIIMVSARGAESDVVAGLELGAEDYVTKPFSTRVLIARVRTTLRRRNRRVPDEDEPIRIHDIEIHPGRQQVRADGADVALTNTEFRILHFLARRPGWVFTRYQIVDGIRGENYPVTERSVDVQVVALRRKLGGFGGLIETVRGVGYRLKE; encoded by the coding sequence ATGGCACGCGAAACGATTCTCGTCGTCGAGGACGAGGACGATATCGCCGAGCTCATTCGCTACAACCTGCAGACCGAGAACTACACGGTCGTGGTAGCCGAGAGCGGCGAGAAGGGCCTGCAGGCGGCGCAAACGTCTCCGCCCGATCTGCTGCTGCTCGATCTGATGCTGCCGGGCATGGACGGCCTGGAGGTGTGTCGCGCGCTGAAGGCGGATCGAAACACGGCGAGCATCCCCATCATCATGGTCTCGGCGCGAGGAGCCGAGAGCGACGTCGTGGCCGGTCTCGAGCTCGGCGCCGAGGATTACGTGACCAAGCCCTTCAGCACCAGGGTGCTCATCGCACGCGTGCGTACCACGCTGCGGCGCCGCAATCGCAGGGTTCCGGACGAAGACGAGCCGATCCGCATCCATGACATCGAGATTCATCCCGGACGACAGCAGGTGCGTGCCGACGGCGCCGACGTCGCACTGACCAACACGGAATTTCGCATCCTCCACTTCCTTGCGCGACGGCCGGGTTGGGTCTTCACGCGCTACCAGATCGTCGACGGCATTCGCGGCGAGAACTATCCGGTAACGGAGCGATCGGTGGACGTGCAGGTCGTCGCCCTGCGCCGGAAGCTCGGCGGCTTCGGCGGCCTCATCGAGACGGTGCGCGGCGTCGGCTATCGCTTGAAGGAATAG
- a CDS encoding ATP-binding protein, producing the protein MTRVRLLWQIALPLVVLVIVSLGALTWGASGMVHDFHLDRTREDLFARAALVEHALAEALPAARRHEIDPVAKRLGSLAGMRVTVIAPDGTVLGESDRDPVLLDNHAGRPEVAEALQHGQGTAIRFSDTVEVPMMYAARAVRPAGAVLGVVRIGLPLASLEGAVSTLQMRAAIAALVLATAATALGLWIARRITRPLEDLEVMAESCMAGEVPARAPAAGSSEIARVAEAVHRLAHELDARIRSLVAERNEQQAVLGSMVEAVLAVDTRERVMALNAAGADVFGVDPESAVGRSIQEVARNSDLHRFVAEALAADGPIERELAVHAEAPRYLQAHGAPVRDRDGVRIGAVVVLNDITRMRLLETVRRDFVANVSHELKTPVTSIKGFLETLLGGAIDDVDNRRRFLEIASRQADRLGAIIDDLLLLSRVEQESDQQTLERPVTSLATVVSEAVDVCALDAERKKIELRVQCGDGVQARVNGALVEQAVVNLIGNAIKYSEEGSTVDVEARRDGADAVIEVRDRGVGIEAEHLPRLFERFYRVDKARSRALGGTGLGLAIVKHIVQAQGGTVTVASRPGSGSTFALRFAAA; encoded by the coding sequence ATGACGCGCGTGCGCCTGCTGTGGCAGATCGCGCTGCCGCTGGTGGTTCTCGTGATCGTGTCGCTGGGGGCGCTGACATGGGGCGCCTCGGGCATGGTCCACGACTTCCATCTGGACCGGACGCGCGAGGATCTGTTCGCGCGCGCCGCGCTGGTCGAGCATGCACTGGCCGAGGCCTTGCCGGCGGCGCGCCGTCACGAAATCGATCCGGTGGCCAAGCGCCTGGGCTCGCTGGCCGGGATGCGCGTGACCGTCATCGCGCCCGATGGCACCGTTCTCGGTGAGTCCGACCGCGACCCGGTCTTGCTCGACAACCACGCCGGGCGTCCCGAAGTGGCCGAGGCGCTGCAACACGGCCAGGGCACCGCCATTCGTTTCAGTGACACCGTGGAAGTGCCGATGATGTACGCCGCTCGCGCGGTCCGCCCCGCCGGCGCCGTGCTCGGCGTCGTGCGAATCGGGCTTCCGCTTGCGAGCCTCGAAGGCGCCGTCTCCACGCTGCAGATGCGCGCCGCCATCGCCGCGCTGGTCCTGGCCACGGCGGCCACGGCTTTGGGTCTGTGGATCGCCCGCCGCATCACGCGCCCGCTCGAGGACCTCGAGGTCATGGCCGAATCCTGCATGGCCGGCGAGGTGCCGGCGCGGGCGCCGGCCGCTGGATCCAGCGAGATCGCTCGCGTGGCCGAAGCCGTCCACCGTCTGGCGCACGAGCTCGATGCGCGCATCCGCAGCCTCGTCGCCGAGCGCAACGAGCAGCAGGCGGTGCTCGGCAGTATGGTCGAGGCCGTCCTGGCGGTGGACACGCGCGAGCGCGTCATGGCGCTCAATGCCGCCGGGGCCGATGTCTTCGGCGTCGATCCGGAGAGCGCAGTCGGACGCAGCATCCAGGAGGTCGCGCGCAACAGCGACCTGCACCGTTTCGTGGCCGAGGCGCTGGCAGCCGACGGTCCCATCGAACGCGAGCTCGCGGTGCATGCCGAGGCGCCGCGCTATCTGCAGGCGCACGGCGCGCCGGTGCGCGACCGCGACGGCGTCCGCATCGGAGCGGTCGTCGTGCTCAACGACATCACGCGCATGCGGCTGCTGGAGACGGTGCGGCGCGACTTCGTCGCCAACGTCTCGCACGAGCTGAAGACGCCCGTGACCTCGATCAAGGGCTTCCTGGAGACGCTGCTGGGCGGCGCGATCGACGATGTCGACAACCGCCGGCGCTTCCTCGAGATCGCCTCCCGACAGGCCGACCGTCTCGGCGCGATCATCGACGATCTGCTGCTGCTGTCGCGGGTGGAGCAGGAGTCGGACCAGCAGACGCTGGAGAGGCCGGTGACGTCGCTGGCGACGGTCGTGTCCGAAGCGGTCGACGTCTGCGCACTGGACGCCGAGCGCAAGAAGATCGAGCTGCGCGTGCAGTGCGGCGACGGCGTGCAGGCGCGCGTCAACGGAGCGCTCGTCGAGCAGGCGGTGGTCAACCTCATCGGAAACGCCATCAAGTACTCCGAGGAAGGCTCCACCGTCGATGTCGAGGCCCGGCGCGACGGGGCCGACGCCGTCATCGAGGTGCGCGACCGCGGCGTCGGCATCGAGGCCGAGCACCTGCCGCGCCTGTTCGAGCGCTTTTATCGCGTCGACAAGGCCAGAAGCCGCGCGCTCGGCGGCACCGGCCTCGGCCTGGCCATCGTCAAGCACATCGTGCAGGCGCAGGGGGGCACCGTGACGGTCGCGAGCAGGCCGGGCAGCGGCAGCACGTTCGCGCTGCGTTTTGCGGCCGCGTGA
- a CDS encoding porin, which produces MVNRWGLAVGAAIAFALAAPASHAQDNTFKVFWKDGVRAESGDGAFKLKLGGRIMYDAAFFDADTGLEEGLGTRAAPPSATAPLGGPALKFKDGTELRRARIELDAIIYERFLFKAQYDFVDTRANIKDMWLGVDALPYVGTLRIGQVKEPFSLDELTSSKYDEFIEQGLPTAFTPGRNPGITIQNAVLDERVQYAAGIYRNADDAGNSGGDGTWAITSRITGLPWYGAENKLLHIGANFTYRDVAGRLRFNSRPESHLAPNVVDTGNMEANWMIAAGPELAFVYGPFSLQGEFIYTHVDGETGTANPVGEQGFYGYYAYASYWLTGESRNYKTAVAEFDRVKPARNLLQSGGWGAWQALARFSSIDLDDSNGIKTVNGGKAWDFTAGLNWHWNPNMRLMFNYVYTDVEGLPADPAIPGGPERTGNAHIVQARAQVDF; this is translated from the coding sequence ATGGTCAATCGATGGGGACTCGCCGTGGGCGCAGCGATCGCGTTCGCTCTTGCCGCACCGGCTTCCCACGCTCAGGACAACACGTTCAAGGTCTTCTGGAAGGACGGCGTGCGCGCGGAATCGGGGGACGGCGCGTTCAAGCTCAAGCTCGGCGGACGCATCATGTACGACGCCGCGTTCTTCGATGCCGATACCGGACTGGAAGAGGGGCTCGGGACGCGCGCCGCGCCACCGTCGGCGACGGCGCCGCTCGGCGGGCCGGCGCTCAAATTCAAGGATGGCACCGAGCTGCGCCGCGCGCGCATCGAGCTCGACGCCATCATCTACGAGCGCTTCCTGTTCAAGGCCCAGTACGACTTCGTCGACACGCGCGCGAACATCAAGGACATGTGGCTCGGCGTGGATGCGCTTCCCTACGTGGGCACGCTGCGCATCGGTCAGGTCAAGGAGCCGTTCAGCCTCGATGAGCTGACCAGCAGCAAGTACGACGAGTTCATCGAGCAGGGGCTGCCGACGGCCTTCACTCCGGGTCGCAACCCGGGAATCACCATCCAGAACGCGGTGCTGGACGAGCGCGTGCAGTACGCCGCGGGCATCTACCGCAACGCCGACGACGCCGGCAACAGCGGCGGCGACGGAACCTGGGCGATCACTTCGCGCATCACCGGCCTGCCCTGGTACGGCGCGGAGAACAAGCTCCTGCACATCGGCGCCAACTTCACCTATCGCGACGTGGCCGGCCGCTTGCGTTTCAACAGCCGGCCCGAGTCGCACCTTGCGCCCAACGTCGTCGATACCGGCAACATGGAAGCGAACTGGATGATCGCCGCCGGCCCCGAGCTGGCCTTCGTCTACGGCCCCTTCTCGCTCCAGGGAGAGTTCATCTACACCCACGTCGATGGCGAGACAGGGACGGCCAACCCGGTCGGCGAGCAGGGCTTCTACGGCTACTACGCCTACGCCAGCTACTGGCTGACCGGCGAGAGCCGCAACTACAAGACCGCGGTGGCCGAATTCGACCGCGTCAAGCCCGCGCGCAACCTGCTGCAGAGCGGCGGCTGGGGCGCCTGGCAGGCGCTCGCGCGGTTTTCGTCGATCGACCTCGACGACAGCAACGGCATCAAGACCGTCAACGGCGGCAAGGCGTGGGATTTCACCGCCGGGCTGAACTGGCACTGGAACCCGAACATGCGGCTGATGTTCAACTACGTCTACACGGACGTGGAGGGGCTTCCGGCCGATCCCGCCATACCCGGCGGCCCCGAGCGCACGGGCAACGCTCACATCGTGCAGGCGCGCGCACAGGTCGACTTCTAA